The following coding sequences lie in one Carcharodon carcharias isolate sCarCar2 chromosome 5, sCarCar2.pri, whole genome shotgun sequence genomic window:
- the rps12 gene encoding 40S ribosomal protein S12, producing MAEECITAGGVMDVNTALQEVLKTAYIHDGLCCGLREAVKVLDKRQAHLCVLAGNCDEAQYVKLVEALCAEHQINLIKVDDNKKLGEWVGLCKIDREGKPRKVVGCSCVVVKDYGKDSQAKDVIDNYFRGK from the exons ATGGCCGAGGAATG CATAACTGCAGGCGGTGTCATGGATGTTAACACTGCACTTCAGGAAGTGCTGAAAACTGCGTACATCCACGATGGCTTGTGTTGTGGTCTCCGGGAAGCTGTCAAGGTGCTGGACAA GCGACAGGCTCACTTGTGTGTCCTGGCAGGCAATTGCGATGAGGCACAATATGTTAAGTTGGTAGAGGCACTCTGTGCTGAGCATCAGATCAACCTGATTAAG GTTGATGACAACAAGAAACTTGGTGAATGGGTAGGCCTGTGCAAAATAGACCGAGAAGGGAAACCTCGCAAGGTTGTCGGCTGCAGTTGTGTTGTTGTCAAG GATTATGGAAAAGACTCACAAGCCAAGGATGTCATTGACAACTATTTCAGAGGAAAGTGA